The following proteins come from a genomic window of Streptomyces sp. NBC_00539:
- a CDS encoding carbohydrate-binding module family 20 domain-containing protein yields MPTIPRAPRALLAATVLAAACVSAQAVPAVAAPPGAKDVTAVMFEWRFDSVAKACRDSLGPAGYGYVQVSPPQEHVQGAQWWTSYQPVSYKIAGRLGDRTAFKGMVDACHAAGVKVVADSVINHMAAGDGTGTGGSSYTKYDYPGLYSGSDMDDCRATISNYTDRANVQNCELVQLADLDTGEDHVRGQIAGYLNDLLSLGVDGFRIDAAKHMPAGDLAAIKSRLTNPNAYWKLEAIYGAGEAVQPGEYLGTGDVQEFRYGRDLKRVFENENLAYLKNFGEAWGYLPGGQAAVFVDNHDTERGGDTLNYKYGADYTLANVFMLAWPYGSPDVHSGYEWTDKDAGPPSGGTVNACYADGWKCQHAWRDISSMVAFRNAARGQAVTDWWDNGGDQIAFGRGAKAYVAINHEASALTRTFQTSLPAGAYCDVQSGRTVTVGTSGQFTATLGANTAVALHVGARTCTAPAPVAAGTSFAVNATTVPGQSIYVTGDQSALGNWNTGSAPVLDPAAYPVWKLDVTLPAGTAFAYKYLRKDAAGNVTWESGPNRTATVPADGKVTLTDAWRG; encoded by the coding sequence ATGCCGACGATTCCGCGTGCCCCCAGAGCCCTGCTCGCCGCCACCGTGCTCGCCGCCGCCTGCGTCAGCGCGCAGGCCGTCCCCGCCGTCGCCGCCCCGCCCGGGGCGAAGGACGTGACCGCCGTGATGTTCGAGTGGCGGTTCGATTCCGTGGCCAAGGCCTGTCGGGACAGCCTGGGGCCCGCCGGGTACGGGTACGTGCAGGTCTCGCCGCCGCAGGAGCACGTGCAGGGCGCGCAGTGGTGGACCTCGTACCAGCCCGTCAGCTACAAGATCGCCGGGCGGCTCGGGGACCGGACCGCATTCAAAGGCATGGTGGACGCCTGTCACGCCGCCGGGGTGAAGGTCGTCGCGGACTCCGTCATCAACCACATGGCGGCCGGTGACGGGACCGGGACGGGGGGCTCTTCGTACACGAAGTACGACTACCCGGGCCTGTACTCCGGCTCCGACATGGACGACTGCCGGGCGACCATCTCGAACTACACCGACCGCGCCAACGTGCAGAACTGCGAGCTCGTACAGCTGGCGGACCTGGACACCGGTGAGGACCACGTGCGGGGGCAGATCGCCGGGTACCTCAACGACCTGCTCTCCCTCGGCGTCGACGGCTTCCGGATCGACGCGGCCAAGCACATGCCCGCCGGCGACCTCGCCGCGATCAAGTCCCGCCTGACCAACCCGAACGCCTATTGGAAGCTGGAGGCGATCTACGGGGCGGGGGAGGCCGTCCAGCCCGGCGAGTACCTCGGCACCGGCGACGTCCAGGAGTTCCGCTACGGCCGTGACCTCAAGCGGGTCTTCGAGAACGAGAACCTGGCGTACCTCAAGAACTTCGGCGAGGCATGGGGGTACCTGCCCGGCGGACAGGCGGCCGTCTTCGTCGACAACCACGACACCGAGCGCGGCGGCGACACCCTCAACTACAAGTACGGCGCCGACTACACCCTCGCCAACGTCTTCATGCTGGCCTGGCCCTACGGCTCGCCCGACGTGCACTCCGGCTACGAGTGGACCGACAAGGACGCCGGTCCGCCCAGCGGCGGCACCGTGAACGCCTGTTACGCCGACGGCTGGAAGTGCCAGCACGCCTGGCGCGACATCTCCTCCATGGTCGCCTTCCGCAACGCGGCGCGCGGCCAGGCCGTCACCGACTGGTGGGACAACGGCGGGGACCAGATCGCCTTCGGGCGCGGGGCGAAGGCGTACGTCGCCATCAACCACGAGGCCTCGGCCCTGACCCGGACCTTCCAGACCTCGCTCCCGGCCGGCGCCTACTGCGACGTGCAGAGCGGGCGGACGGTCACCGTCGGCACGTCGGGGCAGTTCACGGCCACCCTCGGCGCGAACACGGCCGTGGCCCTCCACGTCGGCGCCCGTACCTGCACGGCGCCGGCGCCGGTCGCGGCCGGCACCTCGTTCGCCGTGAACGCCACCACCGTGCCCGGCCAGAGCATCTACGTCACCGGCGACCAGAGCGCCCTCGGCAACTGGAACACCGGCAGCGCCCCGGTGCTCGATCCGGCCGCCTACCCCGTCTGGAAGCTCGACGTCACCCTCCCCGCCGGGACCGCCTTCGCGTACAAGTACCTCCGCAAGGACGCGGCCGGGAACGTCACCTGGGAGAGCGGTCCCAACCGCACCGCCACCGTGCCCGCCGACGGCAAGGTCACGCTGACCGACGCCTGGCGCGGCTGA
- a CDS encoding LacI family DNA-binding transcriptional regulator has protein sequence MVAGVTSPLRLTDIAAQAQVSEATVSRVVNGKAGVAAGTRHRVLAAMDLLGYERPVRLKRRSNGLVGLLIPELTNPIFPAFAQVIEQALAGHGYTPVLCTQTPGGATEDELVEQLEERGVTGIVFLSGLHADSTLDPSRYQRLSSRGVPFVLINGFNEHVNAPFISPDDRAAAEMAVRHLEDLGHRRIGLAIGPTRYVPSARKEAAFAAAVPGAEGEGLIQRTLFTVEGGHAAGGALLDRGCTGIVCGSDPMALGVIRAARERGLRVPEDVSVVGFDDSPLIAFTDPPLTTIRQPVRAMATAAVGALLEAVAGTPVQRTEYVFQPELVVRGSTGQVRGL, from the coding sequence GTGGTGGCAGGGGTGACCTCCCCGCTGCGGCTGACGGACATCGCCGCGCAGGCCCAGGTCAGCGAGGCGACCGTCAGCCGTGTGGTCAACGGCAAGGCGGGCGTGGCGGCCGGCACCCGGCACAGGGTGCTGGCCGCCATGGACCTGCTGGGCTACGAGCGGCCGGTGCGGCTCAAGCGGCGCAGCAACGGCCTGGTGGGGCTGCTGATCCCCGAGCTCACCAACCCCATCTTCCCGGCGTTCGCGCAGGTCATCGAGCAGGCCCTGGCGGGGCACGGGTACACGCCGGTGCTGTGTACGCAGACGCCGGGCGGGGCCACCGAGGACGAGCTGGTGGAGCAGCTGGAGGAGCGGGGGGTCACGGGGATCGTCTTCCTGTCCGGGCTGCACGCGGACTCCACGCTGGACCCTTCGCGCTACCAGCGCCTCTCCTCGCGGGGCGTCCCGTTCGTCCTGATCAACGGCTTCAACGAGCACGTCAACGCCCCGTTCATCTCCCCGGACGACCGGGCTGCGGCCGAGATGGCCGTACGCCACCTGGAGGACCTGGGACACCGCCGGATCGGCCTGGCGATCGGCCCGACGCGCTACGTCCCCTCCGCCCGCAAGGAGGCGGCGTTCGCCGCCGCCGTGCCGGGGGCGGAGGGGGAGGGCCTCATCCAGCGCACGCTGTTCACGGTGGAGGGCGGCCACGCGGCGGGGGGCGCACTGCTCGACCGCGGCTGCACGGGCATCGTGTGCGGCAGCGACCCGATGGCGCTCGGGGTGATACGGGCGGCCCGGGAGCGGGGCCTGCGCGTCCCGGAGGACGTGTCGGTGGTCGGCTTCGACGACTCCCCGCTGATCGCCTTCACGGACCCCCCGCTGACCACGATCCGCCAACCGGTCCGCGCGATGGCCACGGCAGCGGTCGGAGCCCTCCTCGAAGCGGTGGCCGGCACCCCGGTCCAGCGCACGGAGTACGTCTTCCAGCCGGAACTGGTCGTCCGCGGCTCGACGGGCCAGGTGCGGGGGCTGTAG
- a CDS encoding cold-shock protein: protein MANGTVKWFNAEKGFGFIEQEGGGPDVFAHYSNIASQGFRELQEGQKVSFDIAQGQKGPTAENIVTA from the coding sequence ATGGCTAATGGCACCGTGAAGTGGTTCAACGCCGAAAAGGGTTTCGGTTTCATCGAGCAGGAGGGCGGCGGTCCTGACGTGTTCGCCCACTACTCGAACATCGCCTCCCAGGGCTTCCGTGAGCTCCAGGAAGGGCAGAAGGTGAGCTTCGACATCGCGCAGGGCCAGAAGGGCCCGACCGCGGAGAACATCGTCACCGCCTGA
- a CDS encoding SCO5918 family protein: protein MRCVIARFPFELTKSGVLDAMKGVKPEPVTGDSVIIGRRQYPVKQVGEAVTRQDRRDFSAAEVTRAMTALGFTCRSATPLRPAAPLTPLQTASALLGLTSPGAASDGLQRV, encoded by the coding sequence ATGCGCTGCGTCATCGCCCGCTTCCCCTTCGAGCTCACCAAGAGCGGTGTGCTGGACGCGATGAAGGGCGTCAAGCCCGAACCGGTCACCGGTGACTCCGTCATCATCGGGCGGCGCCAGTACCCGGTGAAGCAGGTGGGCGAGGCCGTCACCCGACAGGACCGCCGCGATTTCAGCGCCGCGGAGGTCACCCGGGCCATGACGGCACTCGGATTCACCTGCCGGTCGGCCACCCCGCTCCGCCCGGCCGCCCCCCTGACCCCCCTGCAAACGGCCTCGGCCCTCCTGGGCCTGACCTCTCCGGGGGCGGCGTCGGACGGGTTGCAGCGGGTGTAG
- a CDS encoding glycoside hydrolase family 13 protein yields the protein MTQHLADALPATTATRPGWWREAVIYQVYPRSFADSNGDGMGDLEGIRSRLPYLKELGVDAVWLSPFYASPQADAGYDVADYRAIDPMFGTLHDADAVIREAHALGLRIIVDLVPNHCSDQHEWFKQALREGPGSPLRERFHFRPGSGPDGSLPPNDWESIFGGPAWTRVADGQWYLHLFAPEQPDFNWEHPAVQDEFRSILRFWLDLGTDGFRIDVAHGLVKAPGLPDLGRDEQLKLLGNQVLPFFDQDGVHEIYRSWRKVLDEYAGDRIGVAEAWTPSAERTAMYLRPDELHQAFNFHYLNTGWDAAALRGAIDDSLDAMRPVGAPTTWVLSNHDVVRHRTRFGSLARARAAALLMLALPGSAYVYQGEELGLPEVVDLPDSVRQDPSFFKENGQDGLRDGCRVPIPWSGTEAPYGFGDGGSWLPQPAEWAALSVEAQTGDPGSTLELYRAALRIRRERAELGAGDAVEWLDAPAGVLAFRRGDFVCTVNTTGEAVRMSPPGTVLLASGDVADPGVLEADTAVWWQG from the coding sequence ATGACCCAGCACCTCGCCGACGCACTCCCCGCCACGACCGCAACGCGGCCCGGCTGGTGGAGAGAAGCGGTGATCTACCAGGTCTATCCGCGCAGCTTCGCCGACTCCAACGGGGACGGCATGGGGGACCTCGAAGGCATCCGCAGCCGGCTGCCCTACTTGAAGGAACTGGGCGTCGACGCCGTCTGGCTCAGCCCCTTCTACGCCTCCCCGCAGGCCGACGCCGGCTACGACGTCGCCGACTACCGGGCCATCGACCCCATGTTCGGCACCCTGCACGACGCGGACGCCGTGATCCGCGAAGCCCACGCGCTGGGCCTGCGCATCATCGTCGACCTCGTCCCCAACCACTGCTCCGACCAGCACGAATGGTTCAAGCAGGCGCTGCGCGAGGGGCCGGGCAGCCCGCTGCGCGAACGCTTCCACTTCCGCCCGGGGAGCGGTCCGGACGGCTCCCTGCCCCCGAACGACTGGGAGTCGATCTTCGGCGGGCCGGCCTGGACCCGGGTCGCGGACGGGCAGTGGTACCTGCACCTGTTCGCCCCCGAGCAGCCCGACTTCAACTGGGAACACCCCGCGGTGCAGGACGAGTTCCGCTCCATCCTGCGCTTCTGGCTCGACCTCGGCACCGACGGCTTCCGCATCGACGTCGCCCACGGCCTGGTCAAGGCCCCCGGCCTGCCCGACCTCGGCCGCGACGAACAGCTCAAGCTGCTCGGCAACCAGGTGCTGCCGTTCTTCGACCAGGACGGGGTCCACGAGATCTACCGCTCCTGGCGCAAGGTGCTCGATGAGTACGCGGGCGACCGCATCGGCGTCGCCGAGGCCTGGACCCCGAGCGCGGAGCGGACGGCCATGTACCTGCGGCCCGACGAGCTGCACCAGGCCTTCAACTTCCACTACCTGAACACCGGTTGGGATGCGGCCGCACTGCGCGGCGCCATCGACGACTCGCTGGACGCGATGCGGCCGGTGGGGGCGCCGACGACGTGGGTGCTGTCCAACCACGACGTCGTGCGGCACCGGACCCGGTTCGGCAGCCTGGCGCGGGCGCGGGCGGCCGCGCTGCTGATGCTGGCGCTGCCGGGATCGGCGTACGTCTACCAGGGGGAGGAACTCGGCCTGCCGGAGGTGGTGGACCTGCCGGACTCCGTGCGCCAGGACCCGTCCTTCTTCAAGGAGAACGGCCAGGACGGGCTGCGCGACGGCTGCCGCGTACCGATCCCGTGGTCCGGAACCGAGGCACCGTACGGCTTCGGCGACGGCGGCAGCTGGCTGCCGCAGCCGGCCGAATGGGCGGCGCTGAGCGTCGAGGCGCAGACCGGTGACCCCGGCTCCACGCTGGAGCTGTACCGGGCGGCGCTGCGGATCCGCCGCGAGCGGGCCGAGCTCGGGGCCGGCGACGCCGTGGAGTGGCTGGACGCCCCCGCCGGCGTACTGGCCTTCCGGCGGGGCGACTTCGTGTGCACGGTCAACACGACGGGTGAGGCCGTACGGATGTCCCCGCCCGGCACGGTGCTCCTCGCCAGCGGCGACGTCGCGGACCCCGGTGTCCTGGAGGCCGACACGGCGGTGTGGTGGCAGGGGTGA
- a CDS encoding DEAD/DEAH box helicase, producing the protein MNRTRTNDRSPRTRAAGGSTNRGARFGSPSPTRSGSPARSGGYGRRPAALQGEFAPPVTLTPALPAVEAFADLDMPEQLLAALGAEGVCVPFPIQAATLPNTLAGRDVLGRGRTGSGKTLAFGLAMLARTAGQRAEPRQPLALVLVPTRELAQQVTDALAPYARSLRLRLATVVGGMSIGRQAGALRGGAEVVVATPGRLADLIERGDCRLDQVAVTVLDEADQMADMGFMPQVTALLDQVRPQGQRMLFSATLDRNVDLLVRRYLTDPVVHSVDPSAGAVTTMEHHVLHVHGADKQATTTEIAARDGRVIMFLDTKHAVDRLTQDLLNSGVRAAALHGGKSQPQRTRTLAQFKTGHVTVLVATNVAARGIHVDNLDLVVNVDPPTDPKDYLHRGGRTARAGESGSVVTLVTPNQRRDMVRLMAAAGITPRTTQVRSGEAELNRITGAQAPSGVPVTITAPVAARSTRGGAARRGRRPGGNRRSFGAAA; encoded by the coding sequence ATGAACCGCACACGCACGAACGACCGCTCCCCCCGCACCCGCGCCGCCGGCGGCTCCACGAACCGCGGCGCCCGTTTCGGCTCCCCCAGCCCCACCCGCTCCGGCTCCCCCGCCCGCTCCGGCGGCTACGGCCGCCGTCCGGCCGCGCTCCAGGGTGAGTTCGCCCCGCCCGTCACCCTCACGCCGGCGCTGCCCGCCGTCGAGGCGTTCGCCGACCTCGACATGCCGGAGCAGCTGCTGGCCGCCCTCGGCGCCGAGGGCGTCTGCGTACCGTTCCCGATCCAGGCCGCGACGCTGCCCAACACCCTCGCCGGACGCGACGTCCTCGGCCGCGGCCGTACGGGCTCCGGCAAGACCCTGGCCTTCGGGCTCGCCATGCTGGCCCGTACGGCGGGGCAGCGCGCGGAACCGCGTCAACCGCTCGCCCTGGTCCTCGTACCCACCCGTGAGCTCGCGCAGCAGGTCACCGACGCGCTGGCGCCGTACGCCCGCTCGCTGAGGCTGCGCCTGGCCACCGTCGTCGGCGGCATGTCGATCGGCCGGCAGGCCGGCGCGCTGCGCGGCGGCGCCGAAGTCGTCGTCGCGACGCCGGGCCGGCTCGCGGACCTCATCGAGCGGGGTGACTGCCGGCTCGACCAGGTGGCCGTCACCGTGCTCGACGAGGCCGACCAGATGGCCGACATGGGCTTCATGCCGCAGGTCACGGCCCTGCTCGACCAGGTACGTCCGCAGGGCCAGCGGATGCTGTTCTCCGCGACCCTGGACCGCAACGTCGACCTCCTGGTCCGCCGCTACCTGACCGACCCCGTGGTGCACTCCGTGGACCCCTCGGCCGGCGCGGTCACGACGATGGAGCACCACGTGCTCCACGTCCACGGCGCCGACAAGCAGGCCACCACCACCGAGATCGCCGCCCGCGACGGTCGCGTGATCATGTTCCTGGACACCAAGCACGCGGTGGACCGCCTGACGCAGGACCTGCTGAACAGCGGCGTGCGCGCCGCGGCGCTGCACGGCGGCAAGTCCCAGCCCCAGCGGACCCGCACCCTCGCGCAGTTCAAGACCGGGCACGTCACGGTCCTCGTGGCGACCAACGTCGCGGCCCGCGGCATCCACGTCGACAACCTCGACCTCGTCGTCAACGTCGACCCGCCGACCGACCCGAAGGACTACCTCCACCGCGGCGGCCGCACCGCCCGCGCCGGGGAGTCGGGCAGCGTCGTCACCCTGGTCACCCCGAACCAGCGCCGTGACATGGTGCGGCTGATGGCCGCCGCCGGGATCACCCCGCGGACCACCCAGGTGCGGTCCGGCGAGGCGGAGCTGAACCGCATCACCGGTGCCCAGGCCCCCTCGGGCGTCCCGGTCACCATCACGGCGCCCGTGGCCGCGCGCAGCACCCGCGGCGGCGCCGCCCGGCGCGGCCGCCGCCCCGGCGGCAACCGCCGGTCCTTCGGCGCAGCCGCGTAG